Proteins encoded within one genomic window of Parolsenella massiliensis:
- a CDS encoding pyridoxal phosphate-dependent aminotransferase: protein MQFSKRLDRFGDEVFASLNARRIELEAAGREVIDLSVGTPDFEPPAHVKNALIEAAKDSNNWKYALHDLPELTQAVIDYYADRFGVTGLAPDMIMSCNGTQEGMGRLSSALVDEGDLVLVPDPCYPLFRASALIAGAELAFYPLNAENNFLPSVTEIPDDVADRAKYMIVSLPANPVGSVGTPEVYAQIIEFARAHDVLIVHDNAYSDIIYDGVEGHSFFENPGAFEVGVEFFSLSKSFDVTGARVSFLVGRPDVVAAVRKIRSQSDYGMFLPIQHAAIAALTGPRDSVREQERRYQERRDALCDGLEEIGWERPNAHGSMFVWARLPHGRMDSVAFCSELMEKAGVIVTPGASFGPAGEGFMRMALVLPPEGLRRAVAAIKAADL from the coding sequence ATGCAGTTCTCAAAGCGTCTCGACCGATTTGGCGACGAGGTGTTTGCCTCGCTCAACGCCCGACGCATCGAGCTGGAGGCCGCCGGTCGCGAGGTCATCGACCTGTCCGTGGGCACGCCCGACTTTGAGCCGCCCGCGCACGTGAAGAACGCGCTCATCGAGGCCGCGAAGGACTCCAACAACTGGAAGTACGCCCTGCATGACCTCCCGGAGCTCACCCAGGCCGTCATCGACTACTACGCCGATCGCTTTGGCGTCACCGGCCTCGCTCCCGACATGATCATGAGCTGCAACGGCACGCAGGAGGGCATGGGGCGCCTGTCCTCGGCGCTCGTCGACGAGGGCGACCTCGTGCTCGTGCCCGACCCCTGCTATCCGCTGTTCCGCGCCTCTGCCCTCATTGCCGGCGCCGAGCTCGCCTTCTACCCGCTCAACGCCGAGAACAACTTCCTGCCCAGCGTTACCGAGATTCCCGACGACGTGGCCGACCGCGCCAAGTACATGATCGTGTCGCTGCCTGCCAATCCCGTGGGTTCCGTGGGAACGCCTGAGGTCTACGCGCAGATTATCGAGTTCGCACGTGCGCACGACGTGCTCATCGTCCATGACAATGCCTACAGCGACATCATCTACGACGGCGTCGAGGGCCACAGCTTCTTCGAGAACCCCGGCGCCTTCGAGGTGGGCGTCGAGTTCTTCAGCCTGTCGAAGTCCTTTGACGTCACGGGCGCTCGCGTGAGCTTCCTCGTGGGCCGTCCGGACGTCGTCGCCGCCGTGCGCAAGATCCGCTCCCAGAGCGACTACGGGATGTTCCTGCCTATCCAGCACGCCGCCATCGCCGCGCTCACCGGTCCCCGCGACTCGGTTCGCGAGCAGGAACGCCGCTACCAGGAGCGTCGCGACGCCCTGTGCGACGGCCTGGAGGAGATTGGCTGGGAGCGCCCGAACGCCCATGGCTCCATGTTCGTGTGGGCGCGCCTGCCGCATGGCCGCATGGACTCCGTGGCGTTCTGCTCCGAGTTGATGGAGAAGGCCGGCGTCATCGTGACCCCGGGCGCGAGCTTTGGACCTGCGGGCGAGGGCTTCATGCGCATGGCGCTCGTGCTGCCTCCGGAGGGGCTGCGCCGTGCGGTTGCGGCCATCAAGGCGGCGGACCTGTAG
- the murI gene encoding glutamate racemase, protein MSLSKPIGIFDSGLGGLTVARAIASRLPDESIYYVGDTKRCPYGPRPQAEVRLFVRQVGHWLERHDVKLVVIACNTATAAGLDVIQRTLSVPVIGVIEPGARAAIQATRSRRVGVLATQGTVSSGAYERAIHNLDAGVHVTQAPAGSFVDLVERELASGTYLHDDWMENPEVFDTAEVRELACENVAPLLGHGIDTVVLGCTHFPLLAREISAALGPGVRTVSSAEETAREVAEILERRGELAGPDTADLGAGGEPKYRFATTSDDITSFAVAGKFIFGHPLDSIEHIELETLEALAAR, encoded by the coding sequence ATGTCTCTGAGCAAGCCCATCGGCATCTTTGACTCCGGCCTGGGTGGTCTCACCGTTGCGCGCGCCATCGCCTCCAGGCTCCCCGACGAGTCCATCTACTACGTGGGTGACACGAAGCGCTGCCCCTATGGCCCGCGTCCGCAGGCCGAGGTGCGCCTGTTCGTGCGCCAGGTTGGCCATTGGCTCGAGCGCCACGACGTCAAACTCGTGGTCATTGCGTGCAACACGGCGACAGCCGCGGGCCTCGACGTCATCCAACGCACGCTCTCCGTGCCCGTCATCGGCGTCATCGAGCCGGGCGCCCGCGCCGCCATCCAGGCGACGCGCTCCCGCCGCGTTGGCGTGCTCGCCACGCAGGGCACGGTGAGCTCGGGTGCCTACGAGCGGGCCATCCACAACCTCGACGCTGGCGTTCACGTGACGCAGGCGCCCGCCGGCAGCTTCGTCGACCTGGTGGAGCGCGAGCTTGCCTCGGGGACGTACCTGCACGATGACTGGATGGAGAACCCCGAGGTGTTCGACACGGCCGAGGTGCGCGAGCTCGCCTGCGAGAACGTGGCGCCGCTGCTGGGCCACGGGATAGACACCGTCGTCCTGGGCTGCACGCACTTCCCGCTGCTTGCGAGGGAGATCTCTGCCGCGCTTGGCCCGGGCGTGCGCACCGTGAGCTCCGCGGAGGAGACGGCGCGCGAGGTTGCCGAGATTCTCGAGCGCCGAGGCGAGCTCGCCGGCCCGGACACGGCAGACCTTGGCGCCGGCGGCGAGCCGAAGTATCGCTTTGCCACGACGTCTGACGACATCACGTCGTTCGCCGTTGCCGGCAAGTTCATCTTTGGGCACCCGCTCGACTCCATCGAGCACATCGAGCTCGAGACCCTCGAGGCCCTGGCCGCTCGCTAG
- the rdgB gene encoding RdgB/HAM1 family non-canonical purine NTP pyrophosphatase, producing MPTIDIASLDPATTVVVATGNAHKVTEIEAILAPVMPGTSFYALGELGDFPEPVENGDSFTENAIIKAQAACEQTGLPAVADDSGLVVDALSGEPGIMSARWAGVHGDDARNNAKLMREMEGVADEDRTARFHSSVVLIYPDGSVLTGEGDCEGMIGREPKGENGFGYDPLFWPAETPGRTMAELEPAEKNAISHRGYALADLARQLS from the coding sequence ATGCCCACCATCGACATCGCCTCGCTCGACCCCGCCACCACCGTCGTCGTGGCCACGGGCAACGCCCACAAGGTCACCGAGATCGAGGCCATTCTCGCCCCGGTCATGCCGGGCACCTCGTTCTATGCCCTGGGCGAGCTCGGTGACTTCCCCGAGCCGGTCGAGAACGGCGACTCGTTCACCGAGAACGCCATCATCAAGGCGCAGGCCGCCTGCGAGCAGACGGGCCTTCCCGCCGTGGCCGACGACTCCGGCCTCGTCGTGGACGCGCTGTCTGGCGAGCCGGGCATCATGAGCGCCCGCTGGGCCGGCGTCCACGGGGACGACGCGCGCAACAACGCTAAGCTCATGCGCGAGATGGAGGGTGTGGCCGACGAGGACCGCACGGCCCGCTTCCACTCGAGCGTCGTGCTCATCTACCCGGACGGCTCGGTGCTCACGGGCGAGGGAGACTGCGAGGGCATGATCGGCCGCGAGCCCAAGGGCGAGAACGGCTTTGGCTATGACCCGCTGTTCTGGCCCGCCGAGACGCCCGGTCGCACGATGGCCGAGCTCGAGCCTGCCGAGAAGAACGCCATCTCGCACCGTGGCTACGCGCTTGCCGACCTGGCGCGTCAGCTCTCGTAG
- a CDS encoding AAA family ATPase produces MIRINEWLVYAALSLLNDRNPEQGEFSLKTVYFSESELLLEANRLNPERRRDLVSKDFKGLVFNEAESQGGDRFFVRGPSNMSLNYLRLASRSEADSAYLGVFSSFDLAEQGDRSFFLNGCPLDANGLSALLTSYSDFVEKQKRAGIPRQPHCNLSPQWSIYLAAASFALNEFLRTGSVDEASYWFIQKPIVAEAKQLYGRENTSFQVFISSAFADGSSAAYRSYFLRGSEFQMRRLSCRADETKDEKRPTDPLDDTQMILTFDGLVPIREVLEFVDNEYSSIMENGSLGSRTAFHFTSPGADEGSEMSDEESLGASLRTTPTPEESAQAGNYDDASFLGEVYMTAPELAAMRRLLFRKKCLVLQGPPGVGKTFSATRLAYNILGSRDPSRVTMIQMHQNYSYEEFIEGYCPTENGFALKDGVLLRTCDAAREEPDRPFFLIIDEMNRGNMSRVFGESFLLLEVDKRDFEITLPYSGRRFSVPGNLFVIGLMNTADRNLAFLDFAFRRRFAFFDMRPGFDSPGFSAYAKQLGVWFERLVATAKRLNDDILQDESLGRGFQIGHSFFCGLNAANAMDQMRDVIQFEITPLLREYWFDDAERAELWISELMGSLQ; encoded by the coding sequence ATGATCAGAATTAACGAATGGCTCGTTTACGCGGCACTGAGCCTTTTGAATGATAGAAATCCGGAACAAGGTGAATTCAGCCTCAAAACCGTCTACTTTTCGGAATCAGAACTTCTGCTTGAGGCGAACCGCCTCAACCCGGAAAGGAGAAGGGACCTGGTCTCGAAGGACTTCAAGGGGCTCGTCTTCAATGAGGCCGAGTCGCAGGGAGGCGATAGGTTCTTTGTACGTGGCCCGTCGAACATGTCGCTGAACTATCTCAGATTGGCCTCTAGGTCTGAGGCCGACTCTGCATATCTTGGAGTCTTTTCATCGTTTGATCTGGCTGAGCAGGGAGACCGCTCTTTCTTTCTGAACGGATGCCCTCTCGACGCGAATGGCCTGAGTGCTCTGCTTACGAGCTACTCGGACTTTGTCGAGAAGCAAAAGAGGGCGGGCATTCCTCGTCAGCCGCACTGCAACCTGTCTCCCCAGTGGTCGATCTATCTTGCTGCCGCCTCGTTTGCCCTTAACGAATTTCTTAGGACGGGGTCAGTGGACGAGGCGTCGTACTGGTTTATCCAGAAGCCAATCGTGGCCGAGGCAAAACAGCTGTATGGAAGAGAGAACACTTCGTTTCAGGTGTTTATCTCGTCAGCCTTTGCTGACGGGTCGTCAGCGGCTTATAGGTCATATTTCCTGCGCGGCAGCGAGTTCCAGATGAGAAGACTGTCTTGCCGAGCGGACGAAACCAAGGACGAGAAACGCCCGACTGATCCTCTTGACGACACTCAGATGATCCTGACGTTTGACGGCCTGGTTCCGATACGGGAAGTGCTTGAGTTTGTTGACAATGAATACTCAAGCATCATGGAGAATGGCTCTCTCGGGAGCAGAACGGCATTTCATTTCACGAGCCCTGGGGCAGACGAAGGGTCGGAAATGTCCGACGAGGAGTCGCTCGGGGCATCTTTGCGCACAACGCCCACTCCCGAAGAGTCTGCGCAGGCGGGGAATTATGACGACGCGAGCTTTCTCGGTGAAGTCTACATGACCGCTCCCGAGCTGGCTGCGATGCGACGCCTTCTCTTTCGAAAGAAATGTCTGGTGTTGCAGGGACCTCCTGGTGTTGGTAAGACCTTCTCTGCGACGAGGCTTGCGTACAACATCTTGGGGTCTCGAGACCCCTCGAGAGTGACCATGATACAGATGCATCAGAACTACTCGTACGAGGAGTTCATTGAAGGATACTGCCCTACCGAAAACGGATTTGCGCTCAAGGACGGTGTATTGCTTCGTACCTGTGATGCCGCGAGAGAGGAACCGGATAGGCCGTTCTTTCTGATAATTGACGAAATGAACCGCGGCAATATGAGCAGAGTTTTCGGAGAATCATTTCTCCTGCTTGAGGTCGATAAGCGTGATTTCGAAATAACCTTGCCCTACTCAGGTAGGCGGTTCTCTGTGCCCGGAAACTTGTTTGTTATCGGGCTTATGAATACCGCCGACAGGAATCTAGCCTTTCTCGATTTTGCATTCAGGAGGAGATTCGCCTTCTTTGACATGCGCCCGGGATTCGACTCGCCTGGATTCTCTGCATATGCAAAGCAGCTTGGAGTCTGGTTTGAGCGTTTGGTTGCAACGGCAAAGCGCTTGAACGACGATATTCTGCAAGACGAAAGCCTGGGACGTGGCTTCCAAATTGGCCATAGCTTCTTCTGTGGCTTGAACGCCGCTAACGCAATGGACCAGATGCGGGATGTCATCCAATTCGAGATAACCCCTCTCCTGAGGGAGTATTGGTTCGATGACGCTGAGCGCGCCGAGCTCTGGATATCAGAACTGATGGGGTCGTTGCAGTGA
- a CDS encoding 5-methylcytosine restriction system specificity protein McrC yields the protein MLAYAFRDVRMLSDAAFGDEAFSGVEDMYCELLLRSANSLLKRGLETTTQNCVEKPSRPRGRINFPQSIRCRVRGDRSLVCEYDVTSRDTYLNAILKTALCSLENCEIEQNRKRGLRRTISRFFEVGALDPKKIEWPDQYPRSLEWYRIPIELSRLVLMHRIQSDGGSSVMAGLVDSLTMPRLFERFVFEYYRREHREWAVSAPYIKWDIDDESTDYLPIMKTDITLQRARRSLIVDTKYYENAMQEHFGSVSQRSTNLYQIYTYVKNYRAFRPAHEKVSGLLLYAKTDESTLPDQFYSISGNEIGVRTVDLSACFDDIRKELDEIPKRYLS from the coding sequence ATGCTCGCTTACGCCTTCCGCGATGTGAGGATGCTGTCAGACGCTGCTTTTGGAGATGAAGCCTTCTCTGGGGTGGAGGACATGTATTGCGAGCTCTTGCTGAGAAGCGCCAACTCGCTATTAAAACGTGGGCTTGAGACGACGACGCAAAACTGCGTGGAGAAACCGTCGAGGCCAAGAGGCAGGATTAACTTCCCACAGTCTATTCGGTGCCGAGTGCGTGGCGACCGTTCTTTGGTTTGCGAATACGATGTTACGAGTAGGGACACATATCTAAACGCGATCCTCAAGACAGCGCTTTGCTCACTCGAGAATTGCGAGATTGAGCAGAATCGGAAGAGGGGTCTGAGGCGTACCATTTCGAGGTTCTTTGAGGTGGGCGCTCTCGACCCGAAAAAGATTGAGTGGCCAGATCAATACCCGCGTTCTTTGGAGTGGTATCGGATCCCAATCGAGCTCAGCCGTTTGGTGCTTATGCATCGGATTCAGTCTGATGGTGGCTCTTCCGTGATGGCGGGACTTGTCGATAGTCTGACTATGCCGCGGCTATTCGAACGCTTCGTGTTTGAATACTACAGACGCGAGCACAGGGAATGGGCCGTTTCAGCGCCGTATATAAAATGGGATATTGATGACGAGAGCACAGACTATCTTCCGATTATGAAAACCGATATTACGCTCCAGCGAGCCAGGCGCTCACTGATTGTTGACACCAAATACTATGAAAACGCAATGCAAGAGCACTTCGGTTCGGTCTCTCAGAGGTCGACGAACCTCTATCAGATATATACGTATGTAAAGAACTACAGAGCCTTTAGGCCGGCTCATGAGAAAGTGTCGGGCCTTTTGCTCTATGCAAAAACAGATGAGAGCACTTTGCCTGATCAGTTTTATTCAATAAGCGGGAATGAAATCGGCGTTCGAACCGTTGATCTTTCGGCTTGTTTTGACGACATACGCAAAGAGTTGGACGAAATCCCAAAACGCTATCTAAGCTAG
- a CDS encoding HAD family hydrolase gives MSHVTFPEKPTGELAERLRKVRYVITDADGTMFTGAKATVNTAGEPCAELVETLVELTRAGVSVIPCTGRNRAMIMEDARVLGFPGWIAEMGGVLCTKQASQPEWHYFCGRMPYDEDCGKTPHDVIWETGVIDEMLERWPGHLETYHDNGIGFEYREVTVAMRGDAPEDEMQDMLDHCGLPLYLSDNGMVDHISGDSTLACDRAHPQGIHTYHVTPAGVSKGTGIVRYVELAGLDPEEVLGAGDSPADCVIADAVGTFLFMCNGLGHDRAEEELAARDNILVSTKRATDGWVSAMRGLLAAKE, from the coding sequence ATGAGCCACGTCACTTTCCCCGAGAAGCCCACCGGCGAGCTCGCCGAGCGCCTGCGCAAGGTTCGCTACGTCATCACCGACGCCGACGGCACGATGTTCACGGGCGCAAAGGCTACGGTCAACACGGCCGGAGAGCCCTGCGCAGAGCTCGTGGAGACCCTCGTGGAGCTCACGCGCGCCGGCGTCTCGGTGATCCCCTGCACGGGCCGCAATCGCGCCATGATCATGGAGGACGCCCGCGTGCTGGGATTTCCCGGCTGGATTGCCGAGATGGGCGGCGTGCTGTGCACCAAGCAGGCAAGCCAGCCCGAGTGGCACTACTTCTGCGGACGCATGCCCTATGACGAGGACTGCGGAAAGACGCCCCATGACGTCATCTGGGAGACGGGCGTCATAGACGAGATGCTCGAGCGCTGGCCCGGGCACCTCGAGACCTACCACGACAACGGCATCGGGTTCGAGTATCGCGAGGTCACGGTGGCCATGCGCGGCGACGCCCCCGAGGACGAGATGCAGGACATGCTCGACCACTGCGGGCTTCCGCTGTACCTGTCCGACAACGGCATGGTCGACCACATCTCCGGCGACAGCACCCTTGCGTGCGACCGCGCACATCCCCAGGGCATCCACACCTACCACGTGACGCCCGCAGGCGTGAGCAAGGGCACGGGCATCGTGCGCTATGTGGAGCTCGCCGGCCTTGACCCCGAGGAGGTCCTTGGCGCCGGCGACTCCCCCGCAGACTGCGTGATCGCAGATGCCGTGGGCACGTTCCTGTTCATGTGCAACGGACTTGGCCACGACCGCGCCGAGGAGGAGCTCGCCGCCCGCGACAACATCCTCGTCTCCACCAAGCGCGCCACCGACGGCTGGGTCTCCGCCATGCGCGGCCTCCTCGCCGCCAAGGAGTAG
- a CDS encoding iron-containing alcohol dehydrogenase: MGRFTNPRDLYFGEGARHEVKNLKGSKAIIVSGGGSMRRGGFLQDIQKDLEDAGFEVKLFEGVESDPSIETVMKGAEAMREFEPDWIIALGGGSPIDAAKAMWVFYEYPDESFENIIQPFSFPELRQKAHFCAISSTSGTATEVTAFSVITDYAKGIKYPLADFNITPDVAIVDPELTYSMPAKLCAHTGMDALTHCMEAYVSTFASMFTDANALHGIREIVEWLPKSYEGDKEARQHMHEAQCIAGIAFSSGLLGIVHSMAHKTGAAFENGHIIHGAANAMYLGKVIQWNSKDPRAAERYAYVAKEVLHLPGETNEELIAALVQKIRDLNDQLNIPQSIKDYANGGVKVDAENPQMVSEEEFLAKLPEIAANAEQDACTPENPRETKAADFEKILKACYYDTDIDF; the protein is encoded by the coding sequence ATGGGTCGTTTTACCAATCCGCGTGACCTGTACTTCGGCGAGGGTGCCCGCCACGAGGTCAAGAACCTCAAGGGCAGCAAGGCTATCATCGTCTCCGGTGGCGGCTCGATGCGCCGTGGCGGCTTCCTTCAGGACATCCAGAAGGACCTCGAGGACGCCGGCTTTGAGGTCAAGCTGTTCGAGGGCGTCGAGTCCGACCCGTCCATCGAGACGGTCATGAAGGGCGCCGAGGCCATGCGCGAGTTCGAGCCGGACTGGATCATCGCCCTCGGCGGTGGCTCCCCGATCGACGCCGCCAAGGCCATGTGGGTCTTCTACGAGTACCCCGATGAGTCCTTCGAGAACATCATCCAGCCGTTCTCCTTCCCCGAGCTGCGCCAGAAGGCCCACTTCTGCGCCATCTCCTCGACCTCCGGCACCGCTACCGAGGTCACCGCGTTCTCCGTTATCACGGACTACGCCAAGGGCATCAAGTACCCGCTGGCCGACTTCAACATCACCCCTGACGTCGCCATCGTCGACCCCGAGCTCACCTACTCCATGCCCGCCAAGCTCTGCGCCCACACCGGCATGGATGCCCTGACGCACTGCATGGAGGCCTACGTCTCCACGTTCGCGTCCATGTTCACCGACGCCAACGCCCTGCATGGCATCCGCGAGATCGTCGAGTGGCTCCCGAAGTCCTATGAGGGCGACAAGGAGGCCCGTCAGCACATGCACGAGGCCCAGTGCATCGCCGGCATCGCCTTCTCCTCTGGTCTTCTCGGCATCGTGCACTCCATGGCCCACAAGACCGGTGCCGCCTTCGAGAACGGCCACATCATCCACGGTGCCGCCAACGCCATGTACCTCGGCAAGGTCATCCAGTGGAACTCCAAGGACCCGCGTGCCGCCGAGCGCTACGCCTACGTCGCCAAGGAGGTCCTGCACCTTCCCGGCGAGACGAACGAGGAGCTCATCGCCGCGCTCGTCCAGAAGATCCGCGACCTCAACGACCAGCTCAACATCCCGCAGTCCATCAAGGACTACGCGAACGGCGGCGTGAAGGTCGACGCTGAGAACCCGCAGATGGTCTCCGAGGAGGAGTTCCTCGCGAAGCTCCCCGAGATCGCCGCGAACGCCGAGCAGGACGCCTGCACGCCCGAGAACCCGCGTGAGACGAAGGCCGCCGACTTCGAGAAGATCCTCAAGGCCTGCTACTACGACACGGACATCGACTTCTAA
- a CDS encoding Mur ligase family protein, giving the protein MPCAPTTLLGLCSLLDGLGILVRGVPTGDDAPVTGAACDSRCVRPGNVFFCKGRAFKPAYLSSALEAGAVAYVCDEQHASELAEAAPQTPAIVVSDMRIAMARVSAAAFGRPDLDVPQVGITGTKGKSTTAYMLRSIIDAASGARSCGIIGSIDTCDGVEDIESTNTTPEAPDLWRHLANARDAQLAAMVMEVSSQALKYDRTLGVELDVAAFLNIGSDHISPVEHPTFEDYFASKLRIFSQCRRAVVNLGTSNVERVLDAAHSGGEASEPPELVCVSAAGPDAIECGSCDMVFPDIWATDVEPRGASLAFVAHGTTAGGHPTNDPAEKAWELPVVINFPGLFNVENALVAIACAELLGIDHEAIAEGLAACRVPGRMELIGSPDAQVLCVVDYAHNTLSYQSFFASMAKEFPGRRIVALIGAPGGKAYERRVELPREAARWASHIVVTEEDPAHDSNEDICREMDANVPEGATLADGTPVTHEYVLDRQQAVARCLDVALSYGEPALVCLLGKGDETLIHRGDEFQPMVPDGDAFRHAAVERGIDL; this is encoded by the coding sequence ATGCCCTGTGCTCCCACCACCCTGCTCGGGCTCTGCTCACTTCTCGACGGTCTGGGAATCCTGGTACGCGGCGTGCCCACCGGCGATGACGCCCCCGTGACAGGCGCTGCCTGCGACTCGCGCTGTGTGCGGCCAGGCAACGTCTTCTTCTGCAAGGGAAGGGCGTTCAAGCCCGCCTACCTCAGCTCGGCGCTCGAGGCAGGAGCCGTGGCCTACGTCTGCGACGAGCAGCATGCGTCCGAGCTCGCCGAGGCCGCGCCCCAGACGCCCGCCATCGTCGTTTCCGACATGCGCATCGCCATGGCCCGCGTCTCGGCTGCCGCGTTCGGCAGACCCGACCTCGACGTGCCCCAGGTTGGCATCACCGGCACGAAGGGCAAGTCCACGACGGCCTACATGCTGCGCTCCATCATCGATGCGGCGAGCGGGGCCCGAAGCTGCGGCATCATCGGCTCGATCGACACGTGCGACGGGGTCGAGGACATCGAGTCCACCAACACCACGCCCGAGGCGCCCGACCTGTGGCGCCACCTCGCCAACGCGCGAGACGCCCAACTGGCCGCCATGGTCATGGAGGTCTCGAGCCAGGCGCTCAAGTACGACCGCACGCTGGGGGTAGAGCTCGACGTCGCGGCGTTCCTGAACATCGGCTCCGACCACATCTCGCCCGTTGAGCACCCCACGTTCGAGGACTACTTCGCAAGCAAGCTGCGCATCTTCTCGCAGTGCCGCCGCGCCGTCGTGAACCTGGGCACGAGCAACGTCGAGCGTGTGCTCGACGCGGCGCACAGCGGCGGCGAGGCAAGCGAGCCCCCCGAGCTCGTGTGCGTCTCCGCCGCTGGTCCCGACGCCATCGAGTGCGGCAGCTGCGACATGGTCTTCCCCGACATCTGGGCCACGGACGTCGAGCCCCGCGGGGCGTCGCTCGCGTTTGTCGCCCACGGCACCACCGCAGGGGGACACCCCACGAACGACCCGGCCGAGAAGGCCTGGGAGCTGCCCGTGGTCATCAACTTCCCGGGCCTGTTCAACGTCGAGAACGCACTCGTGGCCATCGCGTGCGCCGAGCTTCTCGGCATCGACCACGAGGCCATCGCCGAGGGCCTTGCGGCCTGCCGCGTGCCGGGGCGCATGGAGCTCATCGGTAGTCCCGACGCGCAGGTGCTCTGCGTGGTCGACTACGCCCACAACACCCTCTCCTACCAGAGCTTCTTTGCCTCCATGGCCAAGGAGTTCCCCGGCAGGCGCATCGTGGCGCTCATCGGCGCCCCGGGCGGCAAGGCCTACGAGCGACGCGTCGAGCTGCCGCGCGAGGCCGCCCGCTGGGCCAGTCACATCGTCGTGACCGAGGAGGACCCGGCGCACGACTCCAACGAGGACATCTGCCGCGAGATGGACGCCAACGTGCCCGAGGGCGCCACGCTCGCGGACGGCACGCCCGTGACGCACGAGTACGTGCTCGACCGCCAGCAGGCCGTCGCCCGCTGCCTGGACGTGGCGCTCTCCTACGGCGAGCCCGCCCTCGTATGCCTTCTGGGCAAGGGTGACGAGACCCTCATCCATCGCGGAGACGAGTTCCAGCCTATGGTTCCGGACGGGGACGCGTTCCGCCACGCCGCCGTCGAACGCGGCATCGACCTGTAG
- a CDS encoding low molecular weight protein-tyrosine-phosphatase, whose protein sequence is MHRILFVCLGNICRSTMAQFVMQDLVNRAGRADEFVIDSAGTSDEEHGNPPHHGTVNKLRSVGVPVLKRRARRVRASEYGDWDLIVYMDEDNEWSLSRIFSGDPAHKCVKLLSYISEDSDFRPRAHLHDGSVRDVADPWWTGNFDDTYRDVRAGCEALLAHLS, encoded by the coding sequence ATGCATCGCATCCTGTTCGTCTGCCTCGGTAACATCTGCCGCTCGACCATGGCGCAGTTCGTTATGCAGGACCTCGTGAATCGTGCGGGTCGCGCCGATGAGTTCGTCATCGACTCGGCGGGCACGAGCGATGAGGAGCATGGCAACCCACCACATCACGGCACCGTCAACAAGCTGCGCTCCGTTGGTGTCCCCGTGCTCAAGCGTCGTGCCCGCCGCGTTCGAGCGTCCGAGTACGGCGACTGGGACCTCATCGTCTACATGGACGAGGACAACGAGTGGTCGCTCAGCCGCATCTTCTCGGGAGACCCCGCACACAAGTGCGTGAAGCTGCTCTCCTACATCTCTGAGGACTCGGACTTTCGCCCGCGCGCCCACTTGCACGACGGCTCCGTCCGCGATGTCGCCGACCCCTGGTGGACGGGCAACTTCGATGACACCTACCGCGACGTCCGTGCCGGCTGCGAGGCCCTGCTCGCGCACCTGAGCTAG
- the rph gene encoding ribonuclease PH: MYTPDERRPEGRANNEMRPVKLTRDVMKNAHGSCLAEFGDTRVMCTATIEESLPAWRRASRKGWVTAEYAMLPASTSSRTKREYKGRKGRSMEIERLIGRSLRAVCDLDHLGEFTITVDCDVIQADGGTRTASITGAWVALHDALMSFVEQGKIRRLPLTGQVAAISAGIVGGVPLLDLDYPEDSHADVDLNLVGTADGGLVEIQGTGERSTLTRAQLNDLLDMAEPAIARLCALQDEVTGFSA; this comes from the coding sequence ATGTACACGCCAGACGAGCGCCGCCCCGAGGGCCGCGCCAACAACGAGATGCGTCCCGTCAAGCTCACGCGCGACGTGATGAAGAACGCCCATGGCTCGTGCCTCGCCGAGTTTGGCGACACGCGCGTCATGTGCACCGCCACGATCGAGGAGTCGCTTCCCGCCTGGCGCCGCGCCAGCAGGAAGGGCTGGGTCACGGCCGAGTACGCCATGCTTCCCGCCTCGACCTCCTCGCGCACGAAGCGCGAGTACAAGGGCCGCAAGGGTCGCTCCATGGAGATCGAGCGCCTCATCGGCCGCAGCCTGCGCGCGGTGTGCGACCTCGACCACCTCGGCGAGTTCACCATCACGGTGGACTGCGACGTCATCCAGGCCGATGGCGGCACGCGCACGGCAAGCATCACGGGCGCCTGGGTGGCTCTCCACGACGCGCTCATGAGCTTCGTGGAGCAGGGCAAGATCCGCCGTCTGCCGCTCACGGGCCAGGTCGCGGCCATCTCCGCCGGCATCGTTGGCGGCGTGCCCCTGCTCGACCTCGACTATCCCGAGGACAGCCACGCAGACGTCGACCTCAACCTCGTGGGCACCGCCGACGGCGGCCTCGTGGAGATCCAGGGCACCGGCGAGCGCTCGACGCTCACGCGCGCCCAGCTGAACGACCTGCTCGACATGGCAGAGCCCGCCATCGCGCGCCTGTGCGCCCTGCAGGACGAGGTCACGGGCTTTTCCGCCTAG